GCTGTCGCTGCGCACCCATTCGCAGACCTCCGGCTGGTCGCTGACCGCGCAGGACGTCTTCAACAACGTGACGCGTACGTGCATCGAGGCGATGGCGGCGACCCAGGGGCACACCCAGTCGCTGCACACCAACGCCCTCGACGAGGCGCTCGCACTGCCGACGGACTTCTCGGCGCGCATCGCCCGCAACACCCAGCTGCTGCTCCAGCAGGAGTCGGGGACCTGCCGGTCGATCGACCCGTGGGGCGGCAGCGCGTACGTCGAGAAGCTGACGTACGACCTGGCGCGCCGGGCCTGGCAGCACATCCAGGAGGTCGAGGCGGCCGGCGGCATGGCGCAGGCGATCGACGCAGGCATCCCGAAGCTGCGCGTGGAGGAGGCCGCGGCCCGTACGCAGGCGCGGATCGACTCGGGGCGCCAGCCGGTGATCGGCGTGAACAAGTACCGGGTGGAGAACGACGAGCAGATCGACGTGCTCAAGGTCGACAACTCCTCGGTGCGCACGCAGCAGATCGAGAAGCTGCGGCGGCTGCGCGAGGAGCGCGACGAGGCGGTCACGCAGGACGCGCTGCGGGCGCTGACGAACGCGGCCGGGCGGGGCGCCGGGCAGGGCATGGAGGGCAACCTCCTCGCGCTGGCGGTGAACGCGGCGCGGGCGAAGGCGACCGTGGGCGAGATCTCGGACGCACTCGAGAAGGTGTACGGGCGGCACGCGAGCCAGATCCGTACGATCTCGGGTGTGTACCGCACCGAGGCAGGCGAGTCCCCGAACGTGGAGCGCACCCGTGCGCTGGTCGACCGGTTCGAGGAGGCGGAGGGCCGCCGTCCGCGTGTCCTGGTCGCCAAGATGGGCCAGGACGGGCACGACCGCGGCCAGAAGGTGATCGCGACCGCCTTCGCCGACCTGGGCTTCGACGTGGACGTCGGCCCGCTGTTCCAGACCCCGGCGGAGGTGGCCCGCCAGGCCGTCGAGGCGGACGTCCACGTGGTGGGCGTGTCGTCGCTGGCGGCCGGCCACCTGACCCTCGTACCGGCGCTGCGCGAGCAGTTGGCGGAGGAGGGACGCGAGGACATCATGATCGTGGTGGGCGGGGTGATCCCGCCGGCCGACGTGCCGACGCTGCTGGAGATGGGCGCTGCGGCGGTGTTCCCGCCCGGCACGGTGATCCCGGACGCGGCCCACGACCTGGTGACGCGGCTGGCCGCGGATCTGGGCCACGAGCTGTAGGCGCGGCGGATGCCTCCGAAGATCGACATCGAGGCCTACGCGAAGGGGGTGCTCGACGGGAAGCGCGCGTTCATCGCGCGCGCGATCACGCTCGTCGAGTCCACCCTGCCCGCTCACCGGGCGCTCGCGCAGGGGCTGTTGACGGAGCTGCTGCCCCACTCGGGGCGGGCCCGCCGGATCGGTATCAGCGGGGTGCCGGGCGTCGGCAAGTCCACGTTCATCGATGCGTTCGGCACGATGCTGACGGGGCTGGGCCACCGGGTCGCGGTCCTGGCCGTGGACCCGTCCTCCACCCGTACGGGCGGCTCGATCCTGGGTGACAAGACCCGGATGGAGCGCCTGGCGGTCGACTCCTCGGCCTTCGTGCGCCCGTCGCCCTCGGCGGGGACGCTGGGCGGGGTCGCCAAGGCCACGCGGGAGTCGATGATCGTGATGGAGGCGGCGGGCTACGACGTCGTCCTCGTCGAGACGGTCGGCGTGGGCCAGTCGGAGACCACGGTCGCGGGCATGGTCGACTCGTTCCTCCTCCTGTCCCTGGCCCGTACGGGGGATCAGCTCCAGGGCATCAAGAAGGGCGTCCTGGAGCTGGCGGACGTCCTCGCGGTGAACAAGGCGGACGGCCCGCACGAGCGCGACGCGAAGGCGGCGGCGAGGGAGCTGTCGGGCGCGCTGCGCCTGATGCACCCCGCCGACGCGGCGTGGACGCCGCCGGTGTTGACGTGCAGCGCGCGGGAGTCCGCGGGTCTGGACGAGGTGTGGAACCGGCTGGAGCAGCACCGGCGGCTGCTGGACGCGGGGGGCCGACTGGCGGCCAAGCGGGCGGCGCAGCAGGTGGAGTGGACCTGGTCGATGGTCCGGGACGAGCTCCTGGAGCGGCTGCGCGGGAACCCGTCCGTACGGGAGCTGGCCCCGGGCCTGGAGGCCGCCGTCCGCGCGGGCACGGTCACCCCCACCTCGGCGGCGGACCGCATCCTGTCGGCGTTCGGCAACTCCGGCCCCGCCGGCGTTTGAGGCGCGGGGTCTGCGCCCCCGCGACGGGGCCGCAGACCCAACGGGGGTCCGGGGCCGCGCCCGGGGAAACGGTGAAAGGGCGGGGCGGGGAGACGGCACCGCGCAGCGGAGCGCCAACCGGCTCAGGCAGTAACCAGCGCCGGCCCCGCCGAAGAAACACTGCGCTGCAGAATACGGACCTGGTCCGCCGCGTCCCCGGACGCCAGCAGCGCCGAAAGCACCGCGATGCGGGCCTGCGGGGCGCGCAGCGTGCCCGTCGGAACGGCCCCCGCCGCCACCAGGTCCACCGCACCGCCGTGGGTGTAGATCTCCGTCACCGGCCCGGCGGCCACGCGCGTGGTCAGCGCCACCAGCACGCCCCGCGCCACGGCTCCCTTCACCGCGTCCACGATCTCCGGCGTGGCGTTGCCCGCGCCCGTGCCGATCAGGACGATGCCCCGCGCACCCGCCGCGACCGCCGCGTTCAGGAGCACCGGGTCGCCGTCCGCATGGTGCATCACCATGTCCACCCGCGGCGGCAGCTCCGGCATCGCGGGCAGCGGCAGCGGCTCCGGGCGCTGCGGGGTGCGCAGCATGGTGACCTTGCCGAAGCCGATCTTCCCGAGGAGCTCGGCAGAGGGGTCGGCGAACGCGTCCAGCGCCACCGACTGGGTCTTCACCGTGCCGCGGGCCGCGTGGACCCGCCCGCCGAAGGCGATCAGCACGCCGAGCCCGCGCGTGGTGGCGGCGGTGAGCAGCGCGTCGTACAGGTTGCCCGGTCCGTCGCCGTCGGCGGTGCCCATGGGGCGCTGCGAGCCGGTGAACACCACGGAGCGGGCGTCGTGGTGGTGGAGGTCGACGAGGAAGGCCGACTCCTCGAGGGTGTCGGTGCCGTGCGTGACGACGATGCCGTCCACGTCCGGGTCGGCGAGCACCTCGTGCACGGTGCGCAGCAGGGTGAGCTGGTGGGCGGTGGTCAGCCGGGGGCTGTTCACGCTGAACAGGTCCACCACCTCGACGGTGATGTCCTCGGGCAGCGGCGCGGTGGCCATGACCTCGCTGCCGTCGGCGTCCGCCGCGAAGCCGGAGCCCTGCCAGCGGCTGGCTATCGTCCCACCGGTGCTGATGACGACGATCCGTCCCATGACCGCGGCCGCCCTTCCCTCGGATCACTCGTACACATGTGCTGAAAGCAGCAATGATACGGACATCTACGCGCAATGCGATTGCTTCTTCAGCCCGGCCTCCCGGCATTCCATGGGTGATAATTGCGCAATGGACTCGATTGACCGGGATATCTTGCGCGAGCTCCAGGCAGACGGCCGCCTCAGCAACCAGGAACTCGCCGCGCGCGTGGGCCTGACCCCCTCCCCCTGCATGCGCCGCGTGCGCCAGCTGGAACAGGACGGGGTGATCCAGGGCTACCGCGCCGTGATCTCCCCCGAGGCCGTGGGGCGCGGCTTCGAGGTGCTCGTCTCGGTGGAGGTGCGCCGCGACCGCGCCGCGGTGGAGGCCTTCGAGACCGCCCTCCAGGACATCCCCGACGTCATCGAGGCCTACCGCCTCTTCGGCAGCCCCGGCTGCCTGCTGCGGATCGCCGTCGCGGACCTGCGGGCGTACGAGCGCCTGTGGATCGAGCAGCTGACGGCCCTCTCCGGGGTCACCGAGGTCAACTCGCAGATCATCATGAAGCGCATCAAGGAACCGACCGGCCTGCCCGTCGAGCGCTGACGTCGACCGGACGTACCGGACGTACCGGCCGTACCGGACCAAGCGAAGGAAGCAGCACCCATGGAACCTCTCGGCACCGGCGACCCGGTCCGGCTGGGCCCGTACCGACTCCTCGGCGTCCTCGGCGCGGGCGGCATGGGCAAGGTCTACTTCGGGCGGGACGAGGGCGGCCGGACCGCGGCGGTCAAGGTGCTGCTGCCGGAGCTCGCGCACGACCCGAACCTCGCCCAGCGCTTCGTCCGCGAGGCGCACACGGCGCAGGCCGTCACCAGCTCCGGCGTGGCCCGCGTCCTGAACGCGATGAGCGAGGACGGCAACCGGCCCTGGATCGCCACCGAGTTCCTGACCGGGCCCACGCTCGACGACGCCGTGCGCCGGTACGGGCCCTTCGGCGCCGACGGGGTCCGCGCGCTCGCCGCCTCCCTCGCCGCCACCCTGCGCGAGATCCACGCCGCGGGCCTGGTCCACCGCGACCTGAAGCCGGCCAACATCGTGCTCACCTCGGGCGGGCCGCGCGTCATCGACTTCGGCATCGCCCGCCCCGAGCACGGTCTGACGCTCACCACCACCGGCCAGGTCCCGGCCACTCCCGGCTACGGCGCCCCCGAGCAGGTGCTCGGCCGGCGCGTGGGTCCCGCCGCGGACGTCTTCTCGCTGGGCGCGGTGCTCGCGTACGCGGCGAGCGGGCAGCGCGCCTTCGACGGGACGCACGTGGCCGCCGTCCAGTACGAGGTGGTGCACGGCGAGGCCCAACTCACCGGCGTTCCCGACGAGTTGCGGCATCTCATAGCGCCCTGCCTCGCCAAGGACCCCGCGCTGCGCCCGACCCCCGAGCAGATCGCGGGCGCCTTCGCACCGCCGCGCGGAGCGGACCGCATCTGGCGTACGGGGCCGCTCGCCCAGGACATCGCGCACCGCGGGAGCGAGGCCGAGCGGCAGGCCGCCACGGTGATCGGCCAGGGGCCCGGAACCGGCCCCTCCCGCAGACGGGTGCTGCGCGCCTCCCTCGCGGCCGGCGGGGCGCTGGCCGCCACCGGCGGCGCGACGGGCGCCTGGTGGCTGATGCGCGGCGAAGTCCTCCCCCCGCCCGGCGAGGCCCACAACGCGGAGCCCCTGTCCCCGCTCTCCGCACAGTCCGGCACGCCTCCGAACCCCCTGTGGGGGCCGCTGCCGGTGGCGGCGCAGTCGGTGGACGGTGTCGTCACCACCCCGCTCCCGGCGCTCGACGTGGTCGTCTTCGCCGCGAAGGAGGGCGGGTTGGCCGCCCGGCTGACGGCCGACGGCAAGGAGAAGTGGCGGCTGCCCGGCACCACTCCCGCCGCCGGCCTGGTCGCCCTGCCGGGCAGCCGGTTCGTCACCGGCGGTCCCGGCGGGGGGCTGCTGTGCTTCGAAGCCTCCACCAGCAAGCGGCTGTGGACGGTCGCCGCCGACACCAACCGCATCCTGGCCGCGGACGCGTCGGCCGTGTACCTGGTGACCCGGGACGGGCGGCTGCGCGCCGTGGACACCGCCACCCGCAAGGTCCGCTGGACCGTGGCGCTGGAGCAGAACTCCCTGCGGGCGCCCGGCTCGAAGGCCGCGCCCGGCGCACGGGCCGCGGCCGGCCCGGACCGGCTCGTGGTCTGCGGCGCCGACGGCACGGTGTTCGCCGTCGACACCTCGACGGGCGGCACCATCTGGAAGGTCGTCAGTCAGGCGCGGTCCGCCGTGCAGCCGCTCGTCGTGGGGGATGCGGTGTACCTCGGCGGCCGGACCCTGAACGGGCTGAACATCAGGACGGGCACCGAGCTGTGGGACCCGACCGACGCGAAGGAGCCCCCGAAGGAGGACAGCGGCGGCTGGGGGCCGCCGGTCCAGTACGGCGAGTCCCTGTGGGCCATGGACGGTACGGCGATGAGCCAGGCGCGGCTCTCGACCGGACTGCCCACCGCGTGGGGCAGCGCCGTCCACGGCCCCCTGCCGCACGTCCCCCCCGTGGTGCAGGCCCGTACGGTCTTCGCCGTGGAGGGCGAGGGCCAGGGCGTCTCGGCCTACTCCGCCTTCGGCGGCAAGCGGATGTGGACCTGGTCGCCCGAGTCGCGCGGGGTCTGGGCCATGGCCGGCGCCGGGAACCGCCTGTTCACCGTCAACAGCTGGAAGCTGACCGCCCTGCCGGTCGTAAACTGACGATCGCCTAGGCTCGGGGCCCAGCATCCGAACCGGGAGACCGCGCGCATGGAACGCCTACGGCAGGACGACCCCCCGCAGATCGGGCCGTTCACGACCCTGGCGCGGCTCGACCCGGAGGCCGCCGAGCGCTCCGTCCCCGAACGCCGGTACCTCGCGCGCAGCGCCGACGGGGAGCGCACCGTCCTCGTCGGCGTACCGCGGGTCGGCGCCGATCCCTCCCGGTGGGCGGTCGAGGCCGAGGGCGCCCGGCGGCTGCGGCTGCCGCGGTTCCTCGACGTCGCCGAGGTCGGCGGCACGGCCGGCTTCCCCTGGTACGCGGCCCCGTACACGCCGGTGCTGCCGCTGCCGGCGGTGCTCGCCGCCCACGGCGGTCCGCTGCCCGAGGACGTCGTACGCGGGCTCGGCGCCGCCCTCGCGGAGGGGCTCACCGCCGCGCACGCCCAGGGGGTGGCGCACGCGGGCCTGTCGCCGGCCGCCGTACTGGTCACCCCCGGCGGGCCGGTGCTGTCGTGCTTCGGCGCGGTGCGGGCCGCCGCTCCCGACGGGGTGCACCGGGCCGGGCTGCCGGGGCTCGACCCGGGCTGCCTGGCTCCGGAACAGGCCTCGGGCGGAGCCCCCGGGCCGCTCGGGGACGTCTTCGCGCTGGGGTCCGTACTGGCCTACGCGTCGACCGGCCACACGGTGCCCGAGCAGAGTGAACTGCCGCCCGGGCTGCGCGGGTTGGTGGGGGCCTGCCTGGCGCGGGATCCCGCGGACCGGCCCCGGTCCGCCGGGGAGCTGCTGCGCGGGCTGGCCGCACCGGCGCGGGTGCCGGACCCGCGGCTGCCGCCCTCCCCCGGGCCTGCCACGGCCCTCGACGGCGCCGCTCACCCGGTCGTCCTGCCGGGCCGCGTCGTCGCCGCGTTCGCCGCCCAGTCGGCGTGGCTGCTCGCCGCCGAACTCCCTGCGGTTCAGCAGCCGTTCACGTCACCCGCGTCACCCGCGTCACCCCAGAAAGCGTACTGACCCCGATGCCTCAGCTCCCGTCCCCGCTCGCACCGCTCACGCACGACGACCCGGAGCACCTCGGCGGCCACCGGCTGCTCGCCCGGCTCGGCAGCGGCGGCATGGGCACGGTCTACCTGGCCCGTTCGGCGGGCGGGCGTACGGTCGCGCTCAAGACCGTGCACACCCGGATTGCCGCCGACACCTCCTTCCGCACCCGGTTCCGGCTGGAGTCGGACGCGGCGCGGGTCATCGGCGACCGGTACGGGGCGCGTGTGTTCGGCGCCGACCCGCTGGCACCGACGCCGTGGCTGGCGACGGAGTACGTGATCGGCCCGCAGCTCGACGGGGCCGTCCGCCTCGGCGGTCCGCTGCCCGAGGCGTCGGTCCGCTCGCTGGGCGCCGATCTCGCCCGCGCCCTCGGCCAGTTGCACCGCTCGGACGTGGTGCACCGCGACCTCAAGCCCTCCAACATCATGGTCACCGCCGCCGGGCCCAAGGTCATCGACTTCGGCATCGCGCGGGCCCTCGGCGACGAGCGGCTGACCAGTACGGGGGCCGCGGCCGGCACCCCCGCCTTCATGTCGCCGGAGCAGGCCGGCGGCCTCGAACACACCCCGGCCGGCGATGTGTTCGCGCTCGCGGGCGTCCTGGTCTTCGCGGCCACCGGGCACGCCCCGTTCGGCGGCGGCCAGGCCGCGGACCTCCTGTACCGGGTGCGGTACGCGGAGGCCGACCTCGGCGGCGTACCGACCGGACTGGCACCGCTGCTGGCCCGCTGCCTGAGCAAGGACCCGGCCCTGCGGCCGGGCACCGACGAGCTGGCGGAACTCCTCTCCCCCGACGAGGCGGCCGTCTTCGCCGACGGGCTGCCGCAGCCGGTCCTCGCGGACATCGCCCGGCGCGCGGCGGCGGTGTGGCAGGCGCCGCCGGCCCGGCTCACGGCTCCCGCCGAGGAGCCGGCGACCGTCGCCGCGGCGCAGACCGGCATGTCGCGGCGCAGACTCCTGACGCTGAGCGGCGGCGCGGCGGTCGCCGGGACCGTACTGGCGGCGGGCGGCGGCTGGTGGGCCTGGCGCAGCAGCCGGTCGGGCAACGCCGCGAAGAAGACCCCCATTCTCCAGCCGCCGCCCGAGCCGCTGTGGTGGGTCGACGCGTCCATCCCCCCGGTCCTCCCCGAGCCCCTGCGCGTGGGCGATGTCCTGGTCGCCGTCATGGGGATCACGGTCGAGGCCGTCGACGCGCGGAGCGGCGCGGACGAGACGGGGTTCTTCGGTTACGGGGACCGCTGGCGGGTCGGCACCGACGGCAAGGTCCTGTACGGGCTCGGGAGGCGGGACCCCGACACCGTGCCCGACAAGGCGGTCGCGGTCTCCGTCCTGCCCATGCAGTACGTGGAACGCGGCAAGGAGGCGCCGCCACGCCTTCGCCTGCCCGCGTACGACGGCACCCACCCCATGACCCAGATCCTGGGCGTGAGCGGGGACACCGTGTTCCTGCACGCGAAGGCCGCGGGCGGCGAGCAGTGGTCGGTGGTGGCCGCGAGCCTGGCCTCCGGCAAGGAGCTGTGGCGGCAGCCGGCGGCGGGCCCCACCGCGCACCAGATCGAGCTGCAGCGCCCGGCCGTGGTCCGGCTCAAGGCCGTACGCGGCGGGGTGCTGCTGTGGCAGCGGGCCGAACTCGGCGACGACCTGCGGGTCTCCCTCCACGACGCGGCGAACGGCACCGAACGCTGGTCCGCGACCCTGGCGGCGCCGGGCGCGACCCCGGACCAGCCGGCCACGGACGAGGACCACGTCTACCTGGGCGCGGCCACGGTCCAGGCCCTGCGCCTCTCGGACGGCAAACCCGCCTGGTCCTTCGGCGAGGGCCGCGACGTGGGCCCGGTCGCGGGCAAGCGCCGCTACGGCATCCCGACCGTCCGGGACGGCGTGGTCTACGCCGTCGAGGGCACCCACGGCATCGTCGCCCTGGACGCCCGCACC
The Streptomyces sp. NBC_01296 DNA segment above includes these coding regions:
- the scpA gene encoding methylmalonyl-CoA mutase, which produces MSIPDFSELALNGAGPAAGSEDQWRAAVKESTGTAPGDLLWETPEGIGVKPLYTGRDLEGLDFLRTYPGVAPYLRGPYPTMYVNQPWTIRQYAGFSTAEESNAFYRRNLAAGQKGLSIAFDLPTHRGYDSDHPRVTGDVGMAGVAIDSIYDMRQLFDGIPLDKMTVSMTMNGAVLPVLALYIVAAEEQGVSPEKLAGTIQNDILKEFMVRNTYIYPPKPSMRIISDIFSFTSQKMPRYNSISISGYHIQEAGATADLELAYTLADGVEYLRAGQAVGLNVDAFAPRLSFFWAIGMNFFMEVAKLRAARLLWARLVKQFDPQNAKSLSLRTHSQTSGWSLTAQDVFNNVTRTCIEAMAATQGHTQSLHTNALDEALALPTDFSARIARNTQLLLQQESGTCRSIDPWGGSAYVEKLTYDLARRAWQHIQEVEAAGGMAQAIDAGIPKLRVEEAAARTQARIDSGRQPVIGVNKYRVENDEQIDVLKVDNSSVRTQQIEKLRRLREERDEAVTQDALRALTNAAGRGAGQGMEGNLLALAVNAARAKATVGEISDALEKVYGRHASQIRTISGVYRTEAGESPNVERTRALVDRFEEAEGRRPRVLVAKMGQDGHDRGQKVIATAFADLGFDVDVGPLFQTPAEVARQAVEADVHVVGVSSLAAGHLTLVPALREQLAEEGREDIMIVVGGVIPPADVPTLLEMGAAAVFPPGTVIPDAAHDLVTRLAADLGHEL
- the meaB gene encoding methylmalonyl Co-A mutase-associated GTPase MeaB, translated to MPPKIDIEAYAKGVLDGKRAFIARAITLVESTLPAHRALAQGLLTELLPHSGRARRIGISGVPGVGKSTFIDAFGTMLTGLGHRVAVLAVDPSSTRTGGSILGDKTRMERLAVDSSAFVRPSPSAGTLGGVAKATRESMIVMEAAGYDVVLVETVGVGQSETTVAGMVDSFLLLSLARTGDQLQGIKKGVLELADVLAVNKADGPHERDAKAAARELSGALRLMHPADAAWTPPVLTCSARESAGLDEVWNRLEQHRRLLDAGGRLAAKRAAQQVEWTWSMVRDELLERLRGNPSVRELAPGLEAAVRAGTVTPTSAADRILSAFGNSGPAGV
- a CDS encoding asparaginase, which gives rise to MGRIVVISTGGTIASRWQGSGFAADADGSEVMATAPLPEDITVEVVDLFSVNSPRLTTAHQLTLLRTVHEVLADPDVDGIVVTHGTDTLEESAFLVDLHHHDARSVVFTGSQRPMGTADGDGPGNLYDALLTAATTRGLGVLIAFGGRVHAARGTVKTQSVALDAFADPSAELLGKIGFGKVTMLRTPQRPEPLPLPAMPELPPRVDMVMHHADGDPVLLNAAVAAGARGIVLIGTGAGNATPEIVDAVKGAVARGVLVALTTRVAAGPVTEIYTHGGAVDLVAAGAVPTGTLRAPQARIAVLSALLASGDAADQVRILQRSVSSAGPALVTA
- a CDS encoding Lrp/AsnC family transcriptional regulator — protein: MDSIDRDILRELQADGRLSNQELAARVGLTPSPCMRRVRQLEQDGVIQGYRAVISPEAVGRGFEVLVSVEVRRDRAAVEAFETALQDIPDVIEAYRLFGSPGCLLRIAVADLRAYERLWIEQLTALSGVTEVNSQIIMKRIKEPTGLPVER
- a CDS encoding protein kinase domain-containing protein, whose product is MEPLGTGDPVRLGPYRLLGVLGAGGMGKVYFGRDEGGRTAAVKVLLPELAHDPNLAQRFVREAHTAQAVTSSGVARVLNAMSEDGNRPWIATEFLTGPTLDDAVRRYGPFGADGVRALAASLAATLREIHAAGLVHRDLKPANIVLTSGGPRVIDFGIARPEHGLTLTTTGQVPATPGYGAPEQVLGRRVGPAADVFSLGAVLAYAASGQRAFDGTHVAAVQYEVVHGEAQLTGVPDELRHLIAPCLAKDPALRPTPEQIAGAFAPPRGADRIWRTGPLAQDIAHRGSEAERQAATVIGQGPGTGPSRRRVLRASLAAGGALAATGGATGAWWLMRGEVLPPPGEAHNAEPLSPLSAQSGTPPNPLWGPLPVAAQSVDGVVTTPLPALDVVVFAAKEGGLAARLTADGKEKWRLPGTTPAAGLVALPGSRFVTGGPGGGLLCFEASTSKRLWTVAADTNRILAADASAVYLVTRDGRLRAVDTATRKVRWTVALEQNSLRAPGSKAAPGARAAAGPDRLVVCGADGTVFAVDTSTGGTIWKVVSQARSAVQPLVVGDAVYLGGRTLNGLNIRTGTELWDPTDAKEPPKEDSGGWGPPVQYGESLWAMDGTAMSQARLSTGLPTAWGSAVHGPLPHVPPVVQARTVFAVEGEGQGVSAYSAFGGKRMWTWSPESRGVWAMAGAGNRLFTVNSWKLTALPVVN
- a CDS encoding serine/threonine protein kinase encodes the protein MERLRQDDPPQIGPFTTLARLDPEAAERSVPERRYLARSADGERTVLVGVPRVGADPSRWAVEAEGARRLRLPRFLDVAEVGGTAGFPWYAAPYTPVLPLPAVLAAHGGPLPEDVVRGLGAALAEGLTAAHAQGVAHAGLSPAAVLVTPGGPVLSCFGAVRAAAPDGVHRAGLPGLDPGCLAPEQASGGAPGPLGDVFALGSVLAYASTGHTVPEQSELPPGLRGLVGACLARDPADRPRSAGELLRGLAAPARVPDPRLPPSPGPATALDGAAHPVVLPGRVVAAFAAQSAWLLAAELPAVQQPFTSPASPASPQKAY
- a CDS encoding protein kinase domain-containing protein, translating into MPQLPSPLAPLTHDDPEHLGGHRLLARLGSGGMGTVYLARSAGGRTVALKTVHTRIAADTSFRTRFRLESDAARVIGDRYGARVFGADPLAPTPWLATEYVIGPQLDGAVRLGGPLPEASVRSLGADLARALGQLHRSDVVHRDLKPSNIMVTAAGPKVIDFGIARALGDERLTSTGAAAGTPAFMSPEQAGGLEHTPAGDVFALAGVLVFAATGHAPFGGGQAADLLYRVRYAEADLGGVPTGLAPLLARCLSKDPALRPGTDELAELLSPDEAAVFADGLPQPVLADIARRAAAVWQAPPARLTAPAEEPATVAAAQTGMSRRRLLTLSGGAAVAGTVLAAGGGWWAWRSSRSGNAAKKTPILQPPPEPLWWVDASIPPVLPEPLRVGDVLVAVMGITVEAVDARSGADETGFFGYGDRWRVGTDGKVLYGLGRRDPDTVPDKAVAVSVLPMQYVERGKEAPPRLRLPAYDGTHPMTQILGVSGDTVFLHAKAAGGEQWSVVAASLASGKELWRQPAAGPTAHQIELQRPAVVRLKAVRGGVLLWQRAELGDDLRVSLHDAANGTERWSATLAAPGATPDQPATDEDHVYLGAATVQALRLSDGKPAWSFGEGRDVGPVAGKRRYGIPTVRDGVVYAVEGTHGIVALDARTGTERWRETTPKKSAPQEPAPDRDVAPVATPNHIYYLDTLGVRAVDLRTHRPIWRYETKATTLTPDPSGTRLYVREKGRMTALPSD